tgtatgaaagtgtatgtatgtgtgcatgtatgtatgtatgtatgtatgtatgtatgtgtatatagagagagagttagagagagaaggggaaagaggggaaaatagagagagaatggtaAAAGTTTGTAAACAGGAAAGTAAGTTATAATTTATACAGTTGAGatggtatgaaagagagagagagagagagagagagagagagagagagagagagagcgagagagagagagagagagagcggggagaaaCCAGGGTGGGAGAGTGATAGAAGAGATATTATGATGTAGAGAACAGGGTTGATAAGGTGAGACGATAGAAGGAGTAATGGAAGAAAGACGGTGAGGTGCACCTATTCGTCTGTTGTTGGTAAAGAGATTGAATAACAAAGATAGTATAATggggggaagagagtgagaggggaacAGTGATAATGTGATAGGAGAGCAAATAACTGAAATGAGGgagagtgtgtaagagagagagagagagaggggggggtggagagagagggggggtggagagagagagcgattgtATGCGAGAGATAAACCTGAGTGTTTCAAAGAGCCTAACGTAACATGATTCCATTTACCTCTAGCTTCACATTGCATTCTTTTATcgaatttagttttgttttcatttctttcatctcaGCTACCTGCTGTTGTTTCATCTTTCCTTGTCGCTGAATTGCACTGTTCAggttctgttgttattgttgttgttttacattaatgaaagaaaagagaaaatggtttAAAACGCTTCAAATTTAACCACaagatttacaaaatttcaaatcatttaacAATTTTGCTTTAAcatgagatcgttgccagtgcccctggactggcttgtgcgggtggcacataaaagacaccatttcgagcgtggccgttgccagtatcgcctgactggccttcgtgcaggtgacacgtaaaagcacctactacactctctgagtggttggcgttaggaagggcatccagctgtagaaactctgccaaatttagattggagcctggtgttgccatccggtttcaccggtcctcagtcaagtcgtccaacccatgctagcatggaaagcggacgttaaacgatgatgatgatgatgacgatgagcaGATGCTTCATTGTTAGTTGGTGGGCTTGATCGCTGCCCCGTTTAACATCGACAATTGGCCGTTTGGGTGGCTTAAGTGACGTCCCCTCTGTTAGAAGCTGCCTGACCAGGTTTCGGGTCCTTCACTAACTTCCTGCCCCATCCTACCAGTCATAGAGGTTCTACAATGAGTCAGCAACACCGATATTCCTCCTCTGATGACggcataattatttttatgttaaatataCAACCCACTTACAAAATGCTGCGAATGGCTGAGTCGTTAGAGCACCAGACGAAATATTTcgtgatatttgttccagcttgctgcgttctgagttcaaatgctgttgggGTCAACTTACTTTCCATCTTTTCGTGGGTGGACAAAAAGTACCAATCCAAGGCGATGGATGGGCAGAATTGAACGAAACGTCGGACTAGATACCTTGTAGTATTGGTCACacctctttactttctgagttcaaattccatctggGCCCACTTGGGTTTTACTGTTAACCCGTCCCTGGATTAACACTGGCACCTTGTGTGCCTTGAGCGGATTCTACTCAGGCCCTGTTTCCGGTTTGATGATACCTTCTTCTCTCCCACAAGTCTCGGAAACCCATATGAAGGGTCATGGCACTACCTTTCCTCCTGTCTCAACGATAAAAAAAATCCGTCCAGctagaaaatatatcatttatgtcCGCCACCAACCCGACCACCATCGCCCCCAAATAATTATTCCACAACAAATATTGCATTAAAAGTTGCCAAAGCCAGGCTATAAAACTACCAAACTCGCAATGAATGCACAAAAATACCTACTAgtaatatgataacaaaaggacTAAGGATTAATTTCGAgtgaaggcagtgtatttcagtaGAAACATGATAACAAAAGGGCAAAGGATAATGAACACTCCCTTTCATTGCTTTCAAACGAAAAAGTTAGGTACTTTTTtcgttatctcacccccattaaaaaattgggttatcttcCCTTGTTTTACCAGAAATATCGGTACTTCTGGTTATctccttcaactaaaaaaattgtttaaccttcaataaaagaaaaaaacaaaagtgaaaagatCTTATCGAATCTGAtaaaatttttataataaatcatacaaaactgacaaaaaattaataaacatgaaaactgaaacagAGCACGTGGTTGTTGAAAGTGACCCTTTTTCCGGACTGACAGGTAAGACTACCACCATTCTCGCTTCGCTACCGTCCTTTCTCTCCATTTCCAGGTATAGCGCCAATGCTGATCGATCGAGGTACAACGATATAAAACTCCGCTAGGTTATCTATACATTGGAGTCTTGCCGCCAACTTAACTTTTTGCAGCCAAGCGGTGACATCTCTCTCGCCACAAAATAGCCTAACCGgctcaagcaaaaaaaaaaaatgattggtaTGGTCCGTGTTTCGAATGAGAGTAAAAAGCTGGCTTGCGTAGGACCAACACCCCTACCTACAAAAAAGCAGTTACACTAGCATCAATatcaattcaaaaccaacaagatctGAGAAAGAAAAGCCTTTTCTCAGGGAAACATGTGACGTAATGCAATACGTGACGTAAAGCGGTGGAACTGGAAAAGCCTGGATTCAGTTGGAGAGAAGCAGTAAAAACAGCCCAGAGccgaggagaggagagagaaagcgtCGATGGCCTATGCACCTTGGGGAGCTAAGggcttaaataaataaacttgatACCTCTatttcagctgtagaaactttcaACAATTTGTCCTTAAATACGAGATTCTCTTTACATTCATTCAGGTCTTCAGACATTTTCTGTAAAAAGTGCTCCCATTGTAGATGCACTTGGGACTTGTATTCCGTGATGTCAACACGCATCAGGTTTTtctgggagagaggaagaggaataCAGAATAGAATCATTAAGAAGTTatgatggatatatgtgtgtgtgtgtgtgtgtgtgtgtgtgtgtgtgtgtgtgtgtgtgtgtgtgtgtgtgtgtgtgtgtatttctgaacaaataaatatacacacacgtacagtcatgcacacacatacacgcacacacacatacatagacagacagactaagagagtcagagagagaaagagacagagagacagagagaggcaggtagacagatagagagatacatacatacatacataaataaataaacagacaaacaagcaa
The genomic region above belongs to Octopus bimaculoides isolate UCB-OBI-ISO-001 chromosome 2, ASM119413v2, whole genome shotgun sequence and contains:
- the LOC106867242 gene encoding centrosomal protein of 290 kDa; the protein is MRVDITEYKSQVHLQWEHFLQKMSEDLNECKENLVFKDKLLKVSTAEIENLNSAIQRQGKMKQQQVAEMKEMKTKLNSIKECNVKLEQLLHEEDTSNKELKRENKALKEEMLKLKERQKSCCVTDKAISDLVDKKVEEWKRKHYKL